In a single window of the Candidatus Firestonebacteria bacterium RIFOXYD2_FULL_39_29 genome:
- a CDS encoding DNA methylase, whose translation MEKIQTKIEIGDCLDILKEYPDNYFDLIITSPPYADSRAKTYGGVKPEKYVEWFLHRSKEFLRVLKPSGTFILNIKEKVDDGERHTYVIELIMEMRKQGWRWTEEFIWHKKNCHPGKWPNRFRDAWERCLQFNKSKNFRMYQDNVMVPMGDWAKTRLKTLGKNDVIRFNSKVGSGFGKNISNWVGRTMAYPSNVLHLATETSNKNHSATFPRLLPEWFIRLFTKENDCVLDPFLGSGTTCEVAKELRRNSIGIEILPEYVKIAKESIKEKEYSLFEKRGKYECKIKKSHNKVYRTANRRVSSKTA comes from the coding sequence ATGGAAAAAATACAAACAAAAATTGAAATCGGAGATTGTTTGGATATACTTAAGGAATACCCTGACAACTATTTTGATTTGATTATTACTTCGCCACCATATGCTGATAGCAGGGCGAAAACATATGGAGGAGTGAAACCGGAAAAATATGTTGAATGGTTTTTGCATAGATCGAAGGAGTTCTTAAGAGTGTTAAAGCCTTCCGGTACCTTCATTTTAAATATCAAAGAAAAAGTTGACGATGGTGAAAGGCATACTTATGTAATTGAATTGATTATGGAAATGCGAAAGCAAGGATGGCGTTGGACGGAAGAATTTATTTGGCACAAAAAAAATTGTCACCCGGGCAAATGGCCTAATAGATTCAGGGATGCTTGGGAGAGGTGCCTGCAATTTAATAAATCTAAAAATTTTAGAATGTATCAAGACAATGTAATGGTTCCTATGGGTGATTGGGCTAAGACAAGACTTAAAACTCTTGGTAAAAATGATGTTATAAGATTTAATTCTAAGGTTGGCAGTGGTTTTGGAAAAAATATTTCAAATTGGGTCGGAAGAACAATGGCGTATCCTTCTAATGTCTTGCACTTGGCTACAGAAACATCCAATAAGAATCATAGTGCAACATTTCCTAGGCTGTTGCCGGAATGGTTTATTAGGCTCTTTACAAAAGAAAATGACTGTGTGTTGGATCCGTTTCTTGGTTCTGGAACGACTTGCGAAGTAGCTAAGGAATTAAGAAGAAATTCTATCGGGATAGAAATACTTCCGGAGTATGTAAAAATAGCAAAAGAAAGTATTAAAGAGAAGGAATACTCTCTTTTTGAGAAAAGGGGAAAATATGAATGCAAAATTAAAAAAAGCCATAACAAAGTTTATAGAACCGCAAATAGAAGAGTTTCATCAAAAACGGCTTGA
- a CDS encoding cytosolic protein gives MNAKLKKAITKFIEPQIEEFHQKRLDKLLELRLKDVLKRKNPYLFKAKNVLTAQDLVKTILDAYLSSQEEAVFGGVLEKLAIFVCRCVYGGNKSTTEGIDLELKKDGSKYIVSIKSGPNWGNSQQIERMKDNFKQAKRIAGADIIAVNGCCYGIDNKSNKGDYQKLCGQMFWGFISGDENLYIDIVEPLGYKAKNKNEDFTKEYAKVINKFTREFGSEYCDNSGNILWEKLVAFNSAKSN, from the coding sequence ATGAATGCAAAATTAAAAAAAGCCATAACAAAGTTTATAGAACCGCAAATAGAAGAGTTTCATCAAAAACGGCTTGATAAACTGCTTGAATTACGCTTGAAGGATGTTTTAAAAAGGAAAAATCCGTATCTCTTTAAAGCAAAAAATGTTTTAACAGCACAAGACTTGGTTAAAACAATTCTTGATGCTTATTTATCGTCCCAGGAAGAGGCTGTTTTTGGCGGTGTATTAGAAAAGCTTGCTATCTTTGTTTGCCGCTGTGTGTATGGTGGAAATAAATCAACAACAGAAGGCATAGATTTAGAGTTAAAAAAAGACGGCTCTAAATACATTGTTTCCATAAAATCCGGTCCCAACTGGGGTAATAGCCAGCAAATAGAAAGGATGAAAGATAATTTTAAACAAGCTAAGAGGATAGCCGGGGCTGATATTATTGCCGTAAACGGATGCTGCTATGGCATTGATAATAAATCAAATAAAGGCGATTATCAGAAGTTATGCGGTCAGATGTTTTGGGGGTTTATTTCTGGGGACGAGAATCTTTATATAGACATAGTAGAACCTCTTGGTTATAAAGCCAAAAACAAGAACGAGGATTTTACAAAAGAATATGCAAAAGTAATAAATAAATTTACAAGAGAATTTGGCAGCGAATATTGCGATAATTCAGGAAATATCCTTTGGGAAAAACTGGTTGCTTTCAATTCAGCTAAGAGCAATTAA